The Streptomyces sannanensis genome includes the window AAGGCCCTCGGTGGTGGCTGGGATGCTGCACCCCGTGATCATCTCGATCCTGTACCGGGCCACCCGGGCGTTGCTGTCCGTGCCTGCGGTGCTGCTGCGCCGGGACAAGGCCAAGGACGCCGAACTGCTGGTGCTGCGGCACGAGAACGCGGTGCTGCGACGACAGCTCAGCGGTCCGGTCCGCTACGAGCCCGCAGACCGGTTCTGGCTGGCCGCGTTGTCGTCGCTGATACCGCGCCGCCGCTGGAGCGGTGTCTTCCCGGTCATGCCGGGGACGCTGCTGGCCTGGCACCGCGGGCTGATCGCCGGCAAGTGGGACTACTCCGACCGACGCCGACGCACCGGGCGCCCTCCCACGGCCGCCGCGCTCAAGAAGCTGGTTCTGCGTCTGGCGCAGGAGAACCCGCGGTGGGGCCACCGACGGATCCGGGTGAACTGGCCCGGCTGGGGCATCCGATCGCGCCATCCACGGTGTGGGAGATCCTGCACGCGGCCGGCATCGACCCGGCCCCGCGCCGTACCGGCCCGAGCTGGCGCGAGTTCCTCTCCACTCAGGCCGAGGGGATCATCGCGGCGGACTTCTTCCACGTGGACACCGTGACCGGCAGGCGGCTGTACGCGCTGGCGTTCCTCGAGCACGGCACCCGCAGGCTCCACATCACCGGCGTCACCGCCCACCCCACCGCGCAGTGGGCGACCCAGCAGGCCCGCAATCTCGCCGCCGACCTCGGCACCCGCGTCGAGTCGCTGCGCTTCGTTCTCCGCGACCGCGACAGCAAGTACACCGACTCCTTCGACGCCGTCTTCGAAGCCGAGGACACCGAGGTGCTGCTCAGCGCACCTCGGGCGCCGCGCGTGAATGCCCACTGCGAGCGAGTAATCGGCACGATCCGGCGCGAGGCCCTCGACCATATCCTGATCATGAACGAGGCCCACGCCCGACAGGTCCTCGCCGATTATCAGGAGCACTACAACTGCCACCGGCCACACCGATCACGAGACCAACGACCACCCGAAGCCCCGGGACAGCCAGCGGTGTTGCACGATCGCGTGCCCCGCAGGCCCCTGCGCACCCGCGTCCTCGGCAGGGTCATCAACGAGTACCGATACGCGGCTTGAGCTGCAGCGATGACTATTCGAGCCCCACAGCATATGCCAATTGGGCAGCCTACAGGATTCCTGTGGGTCGCCCTTCTGCTTCGGCGGGACTCTCGTGTCGTGACCATCACCTACGGTTCCAAAGCGGACACGGGGGCGACATGAGCGACATCCTGCATGTCCTGCACGGCCGCGACACCATCGAGTGCGCCACGGCGTACGACCGACTCGGTTGGCCCGTGGCCATCGGGCACCGCCACCGCACGGGCTCGGGCTGCACCTGCCAGGACACCGACCCCACGGTGATCCGGATTGCATCGAGAAACGGGGTTAGGACGCGCCGTCCGGCGACATCACCCAGCGGATTTCAATCGAGATCAACCACGGAGCTTGAGCCATTCGCGCGCGAGGAGTCCGTAGACGACGTCGTCGTCGCGTGGTCCGTTTGGGAAGGCCACTGCTTCGCGCAGCAAGCCCTCCTCGGTGAATCCCAGGCGGCGGGCTACGCTGCGACTACGCACGTTGTCGGTGCCGGTCCGCAGCTCCACCCGGTCCAGGCCGATGTGGCCGAATGCCTGGTCCAGGACTGCCGTGACGGCCCGGGTGACCAGCCCCCGTCCTTCGAACGCAGCGTCGATCCAGTAGCCGATCTCGCCAGTCCGCATGGCCATGTCGATCCTTAAGCTGACCGTGCCGACCAGTCGCCAGTCCCGGCCCGCCGGCACTGCGATATCGAGGGGCAACTGTGTTCCCTCAAGCCACGCTTGGCCCTGTTGCTCCAGGCGCGAGCGGGTCTCGTCGAGCGTCGTCGGGTTGTCGGCATCGAATCCCGGGTCCCAGTGTGCGAGACGCTCGTAGTTGGCCATCAGCAGGGCCTGGTGAGCCTCCGCGATCGCGACCGTACGCGGTATCAGCGCTGCGTCGTCACCGAGCGGGCAAGTGAACATGGCAGGGGTGACCGTCGACATTCGTTCTCCCCAGGTCAGTGGTGGTGAAGCATAAGCTTCGGTGGCTGACGCCGAGCGGTCAACCGGTTATAACCGCATCGTCGTTCCCAGCCCGTTCACCGGGTAGCCGCCGGACCTGCTCGTGCGGGATCCCCGGTAACAACTACCCC containing:
- a CDS encoding GNAT family protein, whose product is MSTVTPAMFTCPLGDDAALIPRTVAIAEAHQALLMANYERLAHWDPGFDADNPTTLDETRSRLEQQGQAWLEGTQLPLDIAVPAGRDWRLVGTVSLRIDMAMRTGEIGYWIDAAFEGRGLVTRAVTAVLDQAFGHIGLDRVELRTGTDNVRSRSVARRLGFTEEGLLREAVAFPNGPRDDDVVYGLLAREWLKLRG